In Kryptolebias marmoratus isolate JLee-2015 linkage group LG4, ASM164957v2, whole genome shotgun sequence, the following proteins share a genomic window:
- the LOC108239863 gene encoding transmembrane protein 233 produces MALSALKPQKRTSLSGSTFLVRGSTEEQEPPPPLRSYLWLTVLACFCPAYPVNIVALVFTVMSRKSYYQGDYDGSRRLGRNALYVSVASIIIGLLIIAVTCIVHFTTVEY; encoded by the exons ATGGCACTGTCAGCGCTGAAGCCTCAGAAGAGAACCTCCTTAAGCGGCAGCACCTTTTTGGTCCGCGGCTCCACAGAGGAGCAGGAACCTCCACCTCCACTTCGGAGCTACCTTTGGCTGACGGTGTTGGCATGTTTTTGTCCTGCGTACCCCGTCAACATCGTGGCCTTGGTCTTCACCGTCATG tctAGAAAGAGTTACTATCAAGGTGACTACGATGGTTCCAGGCGGCTGGGCAGGAACGCCCTCTATGTCTCTGTCGCTTCGATCATCATCGGCCTCCTCATCATCGCTGTCACCTGCATCGTTCATTTCACCACA GTGGAATATTAA